A window from Nitrospira sp. ND1 encodes these proteins:
- a CDS encoding class I SAM-dependent methyltransferase, with protein sequence METISCDVCGEASNTAIFCQYDLTHHVTDDLFTVVRCQGCRLLFLNPRPTREEIGGYYPSTYYPEAAPRQAGDLRRTAKRWSGKIRRWIAQDFYGYPAPESARRWQWARRLLLWPEFLWRRWRGRGLLPWAGQGRVLDVGCGSGGNLAVLQEQGWKVSGVDASAVAVAQAQARFGERVRQGDLASMAYQERTFDTVLFSHVLEHLHDPLSLLKEVWRILDWEGRVVILCPNAGSLEARMFGRWWFPWELPRHLFHYERATLTRLLEAAGFQIESVSTGLGSLYFMASLDRLCEERFKRAVPCRRLIEKVLIRPFCFCVGHLGHGTELKVYARKGRSAG encoded by the coding sequence ATGGAAACCATCAGTTGCGACGTATGCGGAGAGGCCTCGAACACCGCCATCTTTTGCCAATACGATCTCACACATCACGTCACCGACGACCTATTTACGGTCGTTCGTTGTCAGGGCTGCCGCTTGTTGTTCCTGAATCCTCGTCCCACTCGCGAGGAGATCGGCGGCTACTATCCTTCCACCTACTATCCCGAGGCAGCACCTCGGCAGGCCGGCGATCTCCGCCGCACTGCCAAACGATGGTCGGGAAAAATCCGGCGATGGATCGCCCAGGATTTTTACGGTTACCCGGCGCCGGAATCGGCCCGTCGCTGGCAATGGGCGCGCCGGCTTCTGTTATGGCCTGAGTTCCTGTGGCGCCGTTGGCGGGGGCGCGGGCTGCTCCCCTGGGCTGGGCAGGGGCGGGTGTTGGATGTCGGGTGCGGTTCGGGAGGCAATCTGGCGGTCTTGCAAGAGCAAGGATGGAAGGTGTCGGGGGTGGATGCCAGTGCCGTGGCCGTGGCGCAGGCGCAGGCTCGTTTCGGCGAGCGGGTCCGGCAGGGTGATCTGGCGTCGATGGCCTATCAGGAACGGACGTTCGATACGGTCCTGTTTAGTCATGTCCTGGAGCATTTACACGATCCGCTGTCTCTACTCAAAGAGGTCTGGCGAATATTGGATTGGGAGGGGCGGGTCGTGATCCTCTGTCCGAATGCCGGCAGCCTGGAAGCGAGAATGTTTGGACGATGGTGGTTTCCATGGGAACTGCCACGCCACTTATTTCACTATGAACGCGCCACGCTGACGCGGCTGTTGGAGGCTGCCGGGTTCCAGATTGAGTCGGTCAGTACCGGTTTGGGATCGCTCTACTTTATGGCGAGCCTGGACCGGTTGTGTGAAGAGCGGTTCAAGCGAGCGGTCCCCTGTCGCCGGTTGATCGAGAAAGTGCTCATCCGCCCGTTTTGTTTCTGCGTCGGCCATCTAGGGCATGGGACTGAGTTGAAGGTGTATGCCAGGAAAGGTCGGAGTGCGGGCTAG